A region of the Akkermansia muciniphila genome:
TGTCCCTTGATGCGCCGTCCGGCACTGGGGCCGGAAAACAGGAGGCGGCTCTTGCCGCCAAAGGCAGACTGGGCCGTCAGAGAATAAGTCATCAGGGAATTCTGCGTGCTGTCGCAAAACAGCTCCGGGGCATCTTCCACTTCCCCCCACGTTTCCCCGCCGTCCTGCGACCAAACGATGCGGCGACAATTGCCTCCGCCCCAGTGGCGGGCGACCATGACCACGCCTCCGTTATCCGTTTCCGCGATGGACGTTTCATTCACCATGCCCTTCATATTCGTGGTCGGCTGGCCCAGCTTCCAATTCTTGCCGCCGTCGTCGCTGTAAATGCAGGAAATCACCCACTTGCCGAATGGCCCTTCATTCATCGGAATCACCAGGCGCCCCTTGTGGGGGCCGCTCTTCAACTGGGCCCCCGCATTCGGGCCGGAAGCCATGATATCCACACCGGTGGGGCGCTTGGTCGTCTTCGTGATATCCTCCGGCTTCGTCCAGGTGGCGCCTCCGTTCCTGCTCTGGATCATGAAATTGCGGATGCACTTCTCATCATCCCATCCCTGGGGGATATTGGGCTGCCGTTCCTTGACTCCTGCGGGATAACGCTGGAACACAACAGTCACCGTCTTGGTCTTGGAATCATAAACCGGGCAGGGATTGTTAAATGTGGCCCCATGTGATTTGGCAATCGCCCGGGGACGTGACCAGGTCTTCCCGCCATTCTTGCTGACGCTCATAATAATGTCATTCTCCCCCTGGTCGGTATTCTTATACCGCCCTTCGGCAAACGCCAGAAGCTGCCCCTTGCCTATATTGAGCAATGCGGGAATGCGGATGGATGCATAAGGATTCCCCTCCCCGGCGCTGAACACGGTCACAGCGTTGTCCGTGGGAAAACCGGCCTTTTCTTCTTGCCCCAATGCCGGCAATGCCACGGCACATACGGCACTTATCAAACACTTTAATACGGAATTCATCATCCTCTTTATCCTATTTCACTTTCTCTTTCCGCACAACAGCCATGTCATGCATTCGAGTGAAGACCAGAGGAAACTCTTGAGGAATGAAGGCAATCCATCCGGTTTTCCGCAGACCTCCCGGATGCCGTCACTCCTTCCGGAAGAAGGGAGTCAAAAACGCCTTCCGGGCAATTCATGACTCGGTAATCATGCGCCTTCTTTTTCCGCCTCTTGGCAGAAACTTCACGCCAGGACTCTCTCAATGGGGAAAATCGAACCAATAACAATGCGGGTATAATGAAATACCATCAAAACATGTTGATCATCATCATAAAAAATAACTGGTGTCCTGCACCGCAGAAAATTCGCCCGGATGCCGTGGCTGCGCCGCACGTGACGAATACCCGTTAAAAAGAAACCTGCGGGAAGCAATCATTCCCTTATGAAGCCGTTTCCCCATAGGTCATACCCTCAACATGGAAATATGCCAGGATGTCAAAACCGATACAAACACGCGTACATGGAATGTTCCTATTCCTGGCGGGAACCCTTTCAGGTAAAATGAAAAACTTTTTCCTCATTCTGGTGGCATTTGCAGCTTGTAGCTCGGCTCAAGCCGAGCTGCTGTCCCATTTCCTTGACGGGCAGGCAAGTCCCTATAACCATGCTGTCACAGTACCCGGCATTGACCCTTCGGGAGGCAGCCAGATGACTACTTATGAGGGGGCCATCACTTCATTCACCTATAGCAGAAATCTGGATACGATCAACTTCCCAACCGTATCGGGTGGCAATGGCAACTATTGGGCCCTGTTCAATGATCATACAACGCCGAGCGACACCCCCCACTACGACAGATCATATATTCAATTTTCAACCAAGGCAGAAGAAGGAAAATCCCTTGATTTATATAACATTACATTTGATTGGGGAGCGGCTGTCCTGGAACCGACAACAGTAAATTCACGGTTCGGATTTGAAATTTTCGCCAACATAGGCGGAGAGGATTGGATACCTCTTGGTCTGACAAGCCAGCGAGGCATCATTAATGTTGGAACAGATACAGGATTCAA
Encoded here:
- a CDS encoding sialidase family protein, coding for MTVFSAGEGNPYASIRIPALLNIGKGQLLAFAEGRYKNTDQGENDIIMSVSKNGGKTWSRPRAIAKSHGATFNNPCPVYDSKTKTVTVVFQRYPAGVKERQPNIPQGWDDEKCIRNFMIQSRNGGATWTKPEDITKTTKRPTGVDIMASGPNAGAQLKSGPHKGRLVIPMNEGPFGKWVISCIYSDDGGKNWKLGQPTTNMKGMVNETSIAETDNGGVVMVARHWGGGNCRRIVWSQDGGETWGEVEDAPELFCDSTQNSLMTYSLTAQSAFGGKSRLLFSGPSAGRRIKGQVAMSYDNGKTWPVKKLLGEGGFAYSSLAMVEPGVVGVLYEENQPNIKKLKFVPITIEWLTDGKDTGLPEGKKTPGLK